The following are from one region of the Pocillopora verrucosa isolate sample1 chromosome 3, ASM3666991v2, whole genome shotgun sequence genome:
- the LOC131780223 gene encoding sushi, von Willebrand factor type A, EGF and pentraxin domain-containing protein 1-like isoform X4: MQEKMDSMYKAFEALSKRLDSLDVNIGRKLDLVNVHVKNASQRTTALEMQDNQDSMFKAIEALSKRFDSLDANIERKLDLVNVNVKNMSERTTALEMNGRLALIHKTIEAWYTSPHSFNKSVVRKLDVVIKSIEELSLQFKNTSETIKASVMQIRKICPLLKNLKNGFSLSQKNCTGESISFSCNCGYWLNGPSERLYLVNGSWTGVQPTCEFISPNYSLLFPYKSKNDYVIITHRMPSLTAVTVCMWIKTNATGNRGTLLSYAVSGEDNELLLLRPRDFVFSLRSVWSSPTNVSANDGKWHHICFAWENTAGSWKLFKDGSLGASGRGLAKGRLIRGGGHLVLGQDQDKLGGGFEEYQSFIGEMADVNIWNHVISDQEIRRMSKSCLTGTGNLFQWSDFKYHRMGSVQIVQPSCLN; the protein is encoded by the exons ATGCAAG AAAAGATGGACTCAATGTACAAAGCCTTTGAAGCATTGTCCAAACGTCTTGACTCACTGGACGTAAATATCggaagaaaactggatttagtaAATGTCCATGTTAAGAACGCATCTCAGAGGACAACTGCTTTGGAAATGCAAG ATAACCAGGACTCAATGTTCAAAGCCATTGAAGCTTTGTCCAAACGCTTCGACTCCCTGGACGCAAATATCGAACGAAAATTGGATTTAGTAAACGTGAATGTTAAGAACATGTCTGAAAGGACGACTGCTTTGGAAATGAACG gAAGACTGGCTCTAATTCACAAAACAATCGAGGCGTGGTACACAAGTCCTCACTCGTTTAACAAAAGTGTCGTAAGGAAACTGGATGTCGTGATTAAGTCAATCGAAGAGCTCTCTTTGCAATTTAAGAACACATCTGAAACGATAAAGGCATCGGTCATGCAAA TCAggaaaatttgtcctttgttgAAAAACCTGAAGAATGGTTTTTCACTCAGTCAGAAAAACTGCACGGGGGAGTCTATTTCATTCAGTTGTAACTGTGGTTACTGGTTGAATGGACCCTCAGAGCGTCTCTACCTGGTCAACGGTTCATGGACGGGAGTGCAGCCAACTTGTGAATTTA TCAGCCCAAACTACtctttgttatttccatatAAGAGTAAAAATGATTACGTAATCATCACGCATAGAATGCCAAGCCTTACAGCTGTGACAGTTTGTATGTGGATAAAGACTAATGCTACAGGAAATAGAGGAACACTTCTTAGCTATGCTGTGAGTGGAGAAGATAACGAACTGCTCTTATTAAGGCCCAGAGATTTTGTGTTCAGCTTACGATCAGTTTGGAG TAGTCCCACCAATGTATCTGCCAACGATGGAAAGTGGCATCACATTTGCTTCGCATGGGAGAATACTGCTGGATCGTGGAAATTGTTCAAGGATGGTTCATTGGGGGCTAGTGGTAGAGGATTAGCAAAAG GCCGATTGATCCGCGGAGGTGGACACCTTGTACTTGGACAGGATCAAGACAAATTGGGAGGAGGCTTTGAAGAATATCAAAGTTTCATTGGTGAAATGGCAGATGTCAATATCTGGAATCACGTGATTTCAGACCAAGAAATCAGGCGCATGTCCAAGTCGTGCTTGACAGGGACGGGAAATTTGTTTCAGTGGAGCGACTTCAAATATCACCGAATGGGCTCAGTGCAGATAGTTCAGCCTTCTTGCTTAAATTAA
- the LOC131780223 gene encoding sushi, von Willebrand factor type A, EGF and pentraxin domain-containing protein 1-like isoform X2: protein MESIEKMDSMYKAFEALSKRLDSLDVNIGRKLDLVNVHVKNASQRTTALEMQDNQDSMFKAIEALSKRFDSLDANIERKLDLVNVNVKNMSERTTALEMNGRLALIHKTIEAWYTSPHSFNKSVVRKLDVVIKSIEELSLQFKNTSETIKASVMQIRKICPLLKNLKNGFSLSQKNCTGESISFSCNCGYWLNGPSERLYLVNGSWTGVQPTCEFISPNYSLLFPYKSKNDYVIITHRMPSLTAVTVCMWIKTNATGNRGTLLSYAVSGEDNELLLLRPRDFVFSLRSVWSSPTNVSANDGKWHHICFAWENTAGSWKLFKDGSLGASGRGLAKGRLIRGGGHLVLGQDQDKLGGGFEEYQSFIGEMADVNIWNHVISDQEIRRMSKSCLTGTGNLFQWSDFKYHRMGSVQIVQPSCLN from the exons AAAAGATGGACTCAATGTACAAAGCCTTTGAAGCATTGTCCAAACGTCTTGACTCACTGGACGTAAATATCggaagaaaactggatttagtaAATGTCCATGTTAAGAACGCATCTCAGAGGACAACTGCTTTGGAAATGCAAG ATAACCAGGACTCAATGTTCAAAGCCATTGAAGCTTTGTCCAAACGCTTCGACTCCCTGGACGCAAATATCGAACGAAAATTGGATTTAGTAAACGTGAATGTTAAGAACATGTCTGAAAGGACGACTGCTTTGGAAATGAACG gAAGACTGGCTCTAATTCACAAAACAATCGAGGCGTGGTACACAAGTCCTCACTCGTTTAACAAAAGTGTCGTAAGGAAACTGGATGTCGTGATTAAGTCAATCGAAGAGCTCTCTTTGCAATTTAAGAACACATCTGAAACGATAAAGGCATCGGTCATGCAAA TCAggaaaatttgtcctttgttgAAAAACCTGAAGAATGGTTTTTCACTCAGTCAGAAAAACTGCACGGGGGAGTCTATTTCATTCAGTTGTAACTGTGGTTACTGGTTGAATGGACCCTCAGAGCGTCTCTACCTGGTCAACGGTTCATGGACGGGAGTGCAGCCAACTTGTGAATTTA TCAGCCCAAACTACtctttgttatttccatatAAGAGTAAAAATGATTACGTAATCATCACGCATAGAATGCCAAGCCTTACAGCTGTGACAGTTTGTATGTGGATAAAGACTAATGCTACAGGAAATAGAGGAACACTTCTTAGCTATGCTGTGAGTGGAGAAGATAACGAACTGCTCTTATTAAGGCCCAGAGATTTTGTGTTCAGCTTACGATCAGTTTGGAG TAGTCCCACCAATGTATCTGCCAACGATGGAAAGTGGCATCACATTTGCTTCGCATGGGAGAATACTGCTGGATCGTGGAAATTGTTCAAGGATGGTTCATTGGGGGCTAGTGGTAGAGGATTAGCAAAAG GCCGATTGATCCGCGGAGGTGGACACCTTGTACTTGGACAGGATCAAGACAAATTGGGAGGAGGCTTTGAAGAATATCAAAGTTTCATTGGTGAAATGGCAGATGTCAATATCTGGAATCACGTGATTTCAGACCAAGAAATCAGGCGCATGTCCAAGTCGTGCTTGACAGGGACGGGAAATTTGTTTCAGTGGAGCGACTTCAAATATCACCGAATGGGCTCAGTGCAGATAGTTCAGCCTTCTTGCTTAAATTAA